In Streptomyces sp. NBC_01707, a genomic segment contains:
- a CDS encoding polymorphic toxin-type HINT domain-containing protein translates to MWQIKPGDRVESAEPGNGKHQGPRTVTAQLVHHDRDLVNVTIRRNNGHTAVLHTTSRHPFWDATLHAWVQAGDLTSGHALTTATDRHIRIVSVQALTGAADMYNLTVADLHTYYVLAGTTPVLVHNTCGPTNSAQAGLPIHAQPTRFYARAGEMLERVAGNPTTHEQMYGSVDAGHGGVSALSNEDLIRFGGPKTCPVSDDQDRWGKVQWQDDSLDHPERPSSCPRLPTTSHWRMPRETALCCSVSRNVRTPSSGKPWPPIPTPRP, encoded by the coding sequence GTGTGGCAAATCAAACCCGGTGACCGCGTTGAGTCCGCCGAGCCCGGAAACGGCAAGCACCAAGGTCCCCGCACCGTCACCGCACAACTTGTTCACCATGACCGCGACCTCGTCAATGTGACGATCCGTCGTAACAACGGTCATACCGCCGTCCTGCACACCACCTCTCGCCATCCCTTCTGGGACGCCACCCTCCACGCTTGGGTCCAGGCCGGCGATCTCACTTCAGGCCACGCGCTCACCACCGCAACGGACCGTCACATCCGCATCGTCAGCGTGCAGGCGTTGACTGGGGCGGCAGACATGTACAACCTGACTGTCGCCGACCTCCACACGTACTATGTGCTCGCGGGGACCACGCCGGTCTTGGTGCACAATACCTGTGGCCCGACGAATTCAGCCCAGGCTGGCTTGCCTATCCACGCGCAGCCGACCAGGTTTTACGCGAGGGCTGGAGAGATGCTGGAACGAGTTGCCGGAAACCCGACAACTCACGAGCAGATGTACGGCAGTGTAGATGCTGGACATGGGGGAGTGTCGGCACTCTCAAATGAAGATCTGATTCGGTTCGGAGGTCCTAAGACTTGTCCCGTAAGTGATGATCAGGACAGGTGGGGCAAGGTGCAGTGGCAAGATGACAGCCTCGACCATCCTGAGAGGCCATCGTCGTGCCCACGCCTGCCGACTACCTCGCACTGGCGCATGCCGAGAGAGACAGCGTTGTGCTGCAGCGTCTCGCGCAATGTCCGTACCCCTTCGTCTGGCAAGCCCTGGCCGCCAATCCCCACACCCCGCCCGTAG
- a CDS encoding capsule biosynthesis protein CapZ, with product MISGAVEDTHAPAEALRAELARLDRRVAELEAERRRYAHGSGSLTLDEFLEPVRLSRRAWDLRRASGEPQRKVIKVVRPSAVTLPLSSLFRREPPRKPEDRQPEYLEQFDARTLFYDAFQHGDDVWLSGPPVSNLKAPLSNGAWRVDGVDVTGDLGLRDWGRTQRSVIAGAGAGRELSFSLGNDRFSADIAPNESDLFAGQRTIITKSKDNDLVWIQDFLRYYHLVHGVTGIVFYDNNSTRYTPQDVADAIAEVDGITTAVVVDWPFPFGPQGGPNKIWDSDYCQYGLLEHGRFRYLSQAAGVISADIDELMLADDGRSVFDHAAESETGVVMFSGYWMAKATRTPMASDRQRRFTDYHHRSKGTTTVKWAALPGVVDEMTTQWRVHSVAGSGTVKTDKIHHRHFAGVNSGWRYDRSEGVAQPDAHVYDPRMSRVLDLVFGSSPEEVRGTW from the coding sequence ATGATATCTGGAGCCGTCGAGGACACCCACGCGCCGGCGGAGGCCCTGCGGGCGGAGTTAGCGCGCCTCGACCGCCGCGTGGCCGAGCTGGAGGCGGAGCGCCGCAGGTACGCGCACGGCTCCGGCTCCCTCACTCTCGATGAATTCCTCGAACCGGTCCGTCTCTCGCGCCGGGCCTGGGACCTGCGGCGGGCGAGCGGGGAGCCGCAGCGCAAGGTGATCAAGGTAGTCCGGCCGTCCGCGGTGACGCTGCCCCTCTCCTCCCTCTTCCGCCGGGAGCCGCCGCGCAAGCCGGAGGACCGGCAGCCCGAATACCTTGAGCAGTTCGACGCCCGCACCCTCTTCTACGACGCCTTCCAGCACGGCGACGACGTGTGGCTGAGCGGCCCGCCGGTGAGCAACCTCAAGGCGCCGCTCAGCAACGGGGCCTGGCGCGTCGACGGCGTCGACGTCACGGGCGACCTCGGTCTCCGCGACTGGGGCCGCACGCAGCGCTCGGTGATCGCGGGGGCCGGTGCGGGCCGCGAGCTGTCCTTCAGCCTGGGGAACGACAGGTTCAGCGCGGACATCGCGCCGAACGAGTCGGACCTCTTCGCCGGGCAGCGCACGATCATCACGAAGTCCAAGGACAACGACCTCGTCTGGATCCAGGACTTCCTGCGCTACTACCACCTCGTGCACGGGGTGACCGGAATCGTCTTCTACGACAACAATTCCACGCGCTACACCCCGCAGGACGTCGCCGACGCCATCGCGGAGGTGGACGGGATCACCACGGCCGTCGTCGTGGACTGGCCCTTCCCCTTCGGCCCGCAGGGCGGCCCCAACAAGATCTGGGACTCGGACTACTGCCAGTACGGGCTCCTGGAGCACGGCCGCTTCCGCTATCTATCCCAGGCGGCCGGTGTGATCAGCGCGGACATCGACGAGCTGATGCTCGCCGATGACGGCCGGTCCGTCTTCGATCACGCCGCCGAGTCGGAGACCGGCGTCGTGATGTTCTCCGGCTACTGGATGGCCAAGGCGACGCGCACCCCGATGGCCTCCGACCGCCAGCGCCGCTTCACCGACTACCACCACCGTTCCAAGGGCACGACGACGGTGAAGTGGGCGGCCCTGCCGGGCGTCGTGGACGAGATGACCACGCAGTGGCGCGTGCACAGCGTCGCAGGCTCGGGAACCGTGAAGACCGACAAGATCCACCACCGGCACTTCGCGGGTGTGAACAGCGGCTGGCGTTACGACCGCTCCGAGGGCGTCGCCCAGCCGGACGCCCACGTCTACGACCCACGCATGAGCCGCGTCCTCGACCTCGTCTTCGGCTCCAGCCCTGAAGAAGTCCGGGGCACCTGGTAG
- a CDS encoding transposase has translation MAGVITTSEPSWIAPFTGLSPRLFGKLVAVLRREGADAVRRGRPWSLPLEDRALLVAAYWRTNLTMRQLAPLFGVSKSAADRIIDHLGPMLALRPRKRFAKDTVLIVDGTLVPTRDHTVAEQSKNYRYSTNHQVVIDADTCLVVVVGRPLPGNRNDCKAWEESGAKAAVGTSVTIADGGYPGTGLVMPHRRRKGEELPDWKQAHNKSHKQVRARVEHVFARMKTWKILRDCRLKGDGVHHAMLGIARMHNLALAG, from the coding sequence ATGGCTGGTGTGATCACGACGTCGGAGCCGTCTTGGATAGCCCCGTTCACCGGGCTGAGCCCCCGCCTATTCGGGAAGTTGGTAGCGGTCCTGCGGCGTGAGGGTGCGGATGCGGTCCGCAGGGGCCGGCCGTGGAGTCTGCCGCTGGAGGACCGGGCACTGCTGGTCGCGGCCTACTGGCGCACGAACCTGACCATGCGCCAGCTGGCCCCGCTGTTCGGGGTTTCCAAGTCGGCGGCGGACCGGATCATCGATCACCTCGGGCCGATGCTCGCCCTCCGGCCCCGCAAGCGGTTCGCGAAGGACACGGTGCTGATCGTTGACGGCACCCTCGTGCCCACCCGCGATCACACTGTCGCCGAGCAGTCGAAGAACTACCGGTACTCCACCAATCATCAGGTCGTCATCGACGCCGACACCTGCCTTGTCGTGGTGGTCGGGCGGCCCCTGCCGGGCAACCGCAACGACTGCAAGGCGTGGGAGGAGTCCGGTGCGAAGGCCGCCGTCGGCACGAGCGTGACCATCGCCGACGGGGGCTATCCGGGCACAGGGCTCGTGATGCCCCACCGGCGCCGCAAGGGCGAGGAGCTGCCTGACTGGAAGCAGGCCCACAACAAGTCCCACAAACAGGTCCGCGCCCGCGTCGAGCACGTCTTCGCCCGCATGAAGACCTGGAAGATTCTCCGCGACTGCCGCCTCAAAGGCGACGGCGTCCACCACGCCATGCTCGGAATCGCACGGATGCACAACCTCGCCCTCGCCGGATAG
- a CDS encoding integrase core domain-containing protein — protein sequence MLLRLAYLAVTNTFTLLRLLPMSERDKDIEILALRHQILVLQRQAGKAAFTNTDRALLAGLLQHLPMDKLRQLPLLVRPDTILRWHRDLLKRRHAAICAPKRRGRPPTVRSIRTLVIRLARENSSWGYRRIHGELAALGIKVAASTVWETLREHGIPPAPERQSTTWADFLHSQADALLACDFFETRTLTGARLYVFAVIEHAGRRIRILGATAHPTAAWVVQLGRNLVMDLEDAGARATSLIRDRDSKFTAAFDAVFQDAGLRVVTCGIRTPRMNSIMERWVQTCRRELLDHTLIWNQRHLLHALSEFESFYNGHRPHRTLHQAAPLRPLPEPTNNPGQIAALDIHRRDRLGGTLHEYLPPELDG from the coding sequence GTGCTGCTGCGCCTGGCCTACCTCGCCGTGACCAACACCTTCACGCTGCTGCGGCTGCTGCCGATGAGCGAGCGGGACAAAGACATCGAGATCCTCGCGCTGCGGCACCAGATACTGGTCCTGCAGCGCCAAGCCGGCAAGGCCGCGTTCACCAACACCGACCGCGCGCTGCTCGCCGGCCTGCTCCAGCACCTTCCGATGGACAAGCTGCGCCAACTCCCGCTGCTGGTACGCCCGGACACGATCTTGCGCTGGCATCGCGACCTGCTCAAACGGCGCCACGCCGCGATCTGCGCACCGAAGCGGCGCGGACGCCCGCCCACGGTCCGATCCATCCGCACCCTGGTCATTCGCCTGGCACGCGAGAACAGCTCTTGGGGGTACCGCAGAATCCACGGTGAGCTCGCGGCGCTGGGCATCAAGGTCGCAGCCTCCACCGTCTGGGAAACCCTCCGCGAACACGGCATCCCACCCGCCCCGGAACGCCAGAGCACTACCTGGGCCGACTTCCTGCACAGCCAGGCGGACGCGCTGCTCGCCTGCGACTTCTTCGAGACCCGCACCCTGACCGGGGCGCGCCTGTACGTCTTCGCCGTCATCGAGCACGCCGGCAGGCGCATCCGGATCCTTGGCGCTACTGCGCATCCGACCGCAGCTTGGGTGGTGCAGTTGGGACGCAATCTCGTCATGGACCTGGAGGACGCGGGCGCAAGGGCGACGTCCTTGATCCGTGACCGGGACTCGAAGTTCACCGCGGCGTTCGATGCTGTGTTCCAGGATGCGGGCCTGCGCGTGGTGACCTGTGGCATCCGAACGCCTCGCATGAACTCCATCATGGAGCGCTGGGTACAGACCTGCCGACGCGAGCTGCTGGACCACACCCTCATATGGAACCAGCGCCACCTACTCCACGCCCTATCCGAGTTCGAGTCGTTCTACAACGGCCATCGACCGCACCGGACCCTGCACCAAGCCGCTCCGCTCCGCCCCTTGCCCGAACCGACCAACAATCCAGGACAGATCGCAGCCCTGGACATCCACCGACGAGATCGGCTCGGCGGAACCCTCCACGAGTACCTGCCGCCTGAGCTGGACGGATGA